Within the Malus sylvestris chromosome 4, drMalSylv7.2, whole genome shotgun sequence genome, the region AGTATGGTGTTGGTGgttttggtgatggtggtggtggagattTGTAGTAGTATGGGGTTGGTGGCTCGGGTGATGGGGGAGGAGGAGATTTATAGTAGTATGGAGTTGGTGGTTCGGGCGATGGTGGAGGAGGGGATTTGTAGTAGTATGGGGTTGGTGGCTTGGGTGATGGTGGAGGAGGGGATTTGTAGTAGTATGGGGTTGGTGGCttgggtgatggtggtggtggggatTTGTAGTAGTATGGGGTTGGTGGTTTGGgcgatggtggtggtggggatTTGTAGTAGTATGGGGTTGGTGGCTTGGgcgatggtggtggtggggatTTGTAGTAGTATGGAGTTGGTGGTTTGGgcgatggtggtggtggggatTTGTAGTAATATGGGGTTGGTGGCTTGGgcgatggtggtggtggggatTTGTAGTAATATGGGGTTGGCGGCTTAGGCGATGGCGGTGGAGGAGACTTGTAGTAGTATGGGGTTGGCGGCTTGGgcgatggtggtggtggggatTTGTAGTAATATGGGGTTGGCGGCTTAGGCGATGGCGGTGGAGGAGACTTGTAGTAGTATGGGGTTGGCGGCTTGGgcgatggtggtggtggggatTTGTAGTAATATGGGGTTGGCGGCTTGGgcgatggtggtggtggggatTTGTAGTAATATGGGGTTGGCGGCTTGGGCGATGGCGGTGGAGGAGACTTGTAGTAATATGGGGTTGGTGGCTTGGGTGATGGTGGAGGAGGAGAGTTGTAGTAGTATGGGGTTGGCGGCTTGGGTGATGGCGGTGGAGGAGACTTGTAGTAATATGGGGTTGGTGGCTTAGGTGATGGTGGAGGAGGAGAGTTGTAGTAGTATGGGGTTGGCGGCTTGGGTGATGGCGGTGGAGGGGACTTGTAGTAATATGGGGTTGGTGGCttgggtgatggtggtggtggtgacttGTAAACGTATGCCGGAGGTGGTGGTGACTTGTAGTAGTAAaccggtggtggtggtgacttGTAGTAGTACTTGGGTGGCGGTGGAGGTGGTGACTTGTAGACGTAAGTAGGCGTAGGCGGTGGCGGTGACTTGTAAACGTAAGGAGGAGGATATTGGGGCTTGGACTTTTCACACTCCTCGTACGGAGTCTTGGAAGCATAAGCTAATTTGCCAGCCTCGAGCACAACTTCATATTTAGTCTTGGATTTCACTTTGAGTTTGGCACCCTTGTCACCCTTGTTTAGCTTAGTGGGAATGTTGCATTTCGAACCCTTTGGTGCTGCGTAGAGCTTGGCCGTGCAAGCCTTGGCTCCATATTTGCCATACTCAAAGCCAGGGATAACTACGCTGAATTTCCCATTGTTCTTAGTTTTACCGTAGGCCTTGATTTCCTTCTTGCCATTCCAGCAAGTTACCACAACAACTGAGCCTGCGGTGCACAAATAATAAAAGGTATTGGAACTTTCTCTTTATGAGATACAACACTCGTTTTccgacaacaacaacaacaaaaaattatatactaattagttaattaatcaaatgattaGTCGTGTTCCACTAACTAGGTGTGATGCATGTCAATACCAAATTCCTGAGTTGAAAAGGACCACGCAGACTTTGGACACGACCACGAAAACGCGAAGTTGTTCTTACATATTATTTGTAGCACGTTACATTttctttattaaattaaaataggACAAATTAAGCACTGTTGATTAATATTTATGACATTAATTTGAAACCATGGTGTTTCCATACTTTTAGCAAATATtacttaaattaatttttataactcaaagaaataaaataaaataaaaccgggattactattttttttccttgatcTCAAGGAAAGATTAAACCGCAACATGTGTGACTATATTATTATATGCCTCAATTTATCGAAAGTGAGCCATCAGTTTGGAAGGATCACATATACAGTATACTACCCAAATGACTCATTGGGACCAGCAGAGTTGTAAAACATCAAAGACCAAGATTTGGAACATAAACAAAGATATGGTACGAAAGATTAAAGccaatatttaaataaattttgagAAAATGAATTTTTGAGAAAAGTACCTGTGGAGTGCTTCTTGTCGTGTGACTTCGATGGATTCTTCCAGTCATAGCATCTGTAGCAGTAGACCCTTCCGACAACCTTCACCAATGGTGGCTTCGGATAGTAAGGagctggtggtggtggagaaGTGTAGTAGTAAGgggttggtggtggtggagacTTGTAATAGTAAGGAGAAGGAGGATACGGTGAGGGTGGAGGAGGAGACTTGTAATAGTATGGGGTTGGGGGTTTTGGggctggtggtggtggtgatttgTAATAGTATGGAGTTGGTGGTTTGGgtgaaggtggtggtggtggtggagactTGTAGTAGTATGGGGTTGGTGGTTTTGGTGATGGTGGAGGTGGGGATTTGTAGTAGTAAGGTGGAGGAGGTgaaggagaaggaggtggtGGGGATTTGTAGTagtatggtggtggtggggagTATTCTGGGGGTGGTGGCGACTTGTAGTAGTATGGGGTTGGTGATTTTGGTGATGGTGGGGGTGGGGATTTATAGTAGTAAGGTGGAGGAGGTgaaggagaaggaggtggtGGGGATTTGTAGTagtatggtggtggtggggagTATTCTGGGGGTGGTGGAGACTTGTAGTAGTACGGGGTTGGTGGTTTTGGTGATGGTGGGGGTGGTGATTTGTAGTAGTAAGGGGGAGGAGGTgaaggagaaggaggtggtGGGGATTTGTAGTagtatggtggtggtggggagTACTCCGGGGGTGGTGGAGACTTGTAGTAGTAAGGAGGAGGTGGAGAGGGAGAAGGTGGTGGTGGAGACTTGTAGTAATATGGTGGTGGCGGTGAAGGGGAAGGTGGTGGTGGAGACTTGTAAAcatatggtggtggtggggagGGTGATGGAGGAGGTGGTGATTTGTACTCATACGGTGGTGGGGGAgacggtgatggtggtggtggagactTGTACTCATATGGTGGTGGAGGAGATGGTGACGGTGGTGGTGGAGACTTGTACTcatatggtggtggtggagaagGTGATGGCGGTGGCGGGGACTTGTACACataaggtggtggtggtgatggtgatggaggTGGCGGAGACTTGTAGACATAAGGCGGTGGCGGTGAAGgcgatggtggtggtggagactTGTAGAcatatggtggtggtggtggtgagctGTAAACgtaaggtggtggtggtggtgaagaGTAGGGATAAGCACTTGCTTCTACTGAACCCACATTGCTTGAAATCACCACCAGTGTGGCAGCTAACGCCACTGCCATTTGAGGCCAAAACCGACCCCAAGAGGGGCCGCCGCCCACACTCCTCATGGGTGTTACTACAATTTTCTTACCACCTCTGGTCAATGTGGTTAGTTTCACaaattttctcgggaaaattGGGGAATGAAGAGAGAATTTGCTGAAGGCCGGAGAAGCCTTGAGCTGTTTTGGTTTGGAGTGATGACTTGGTAGATGCATGGTATATTGTGTTTTATAGGGAGTGCGAGTCGTTGAGAGAGAGCTGTCACAAAGGACCAATTCTAATGGACTCTTTGATTTAATGCATCAAATGGGGTCACTCTAGCTGGCCTTATCTAATTTTTAATACACTGTTTGGATCACTTGGGGCTCCCCCAGTTGAGATTTAAGAAGCAATATTATCCGTTGATAAAACTGCAACATTAAAACAGTAAATTTTTAataaggagtaattaggttttcatccttatttttactactctattgattaaaaccttattacttttcaatttttgatcaaggtcctttgtattaataatatcattaattatttcaataataaaatattttttatttctaaatatattcatttaatattaaaaatattacaattagtatatttatatttatggctaaattttttatcatatatttttatttttagtttgtacccatttttaatttgcaacccttttttaatttgtaccaattttcctttcagttttaatttgtacccatatattaatttctttttgtgcccatattttttaaagttttatttgtattgtacccatatttttttatttatttgtacccatttttatttttgctaaatgtacccattttgaagaatgtacccatgttttgatacaataattttttggttattttttatgaatgtacccatgtttacacacacacacacacacaatagtatatttatattttaatatttttaatcccacaaattatggttttttatttaaaatctcattactataaacaactataaattttaatttttaatttaaaaaatatagtaacatacatagaaataaattatcaattaatttcagggacttggatcaaaaattgaaaaccaacaaggtttcagtcaaagactattcataactagggaccgcatccaaagtctcccttttaATAATTCCACTTCTTGGGCTCGTTCTCTTTGTCTACACTTTTATTCTATTtttgctttttaaaaaaaatcagtgCAATAAAATGTATCATAGCGTTTTAGTAGTGCTATTCATATATTCATTTTAATtcctcacacattttttttaatttttggtcgtcaaatcgaatgaattgaagaacatAAATAGTAAAAACTTAACAAGAgtatgtgagaaataaaaataaatgtgtgaataacactttTAATAGTGTTTACATGACCACAATGGTTTgaaattcttgtttttctttgggCAGATAGATATTTGGCACATATTTGGGTCAACGTTtctaaaagataaataaatatgaGGAAATTGTGAGATCTGATATGTTGCTAGAAATGCCATGTGAAAGCTTCCATATGGCACATGTATATATTATTGTCAGTTTTTCTCTTACTTTTCAAATTGTTTTTTCCATATTTGTTAATTACAATCTAAAAactaattattattataaagtTGTTTAAGCAAAAGAAATCCAAAAGGttaaagtaaattaaaaagGGTAATAATGAAGGTCCTAATAAGAAAGTTGGTGGCCGGTAGAGGAAAAAGATTCGTGCAGGCAGAAGGTTTAGTGGCAAAtaaacaaaagcaaaacaaaCAGAATATTGCACGTTCATTGCATGTTCATTGGCAGGCTACCTATGATACTAGCttatatttattttcaaatGCATGTTTTTTTAGATGATGAGTTTCATCGTAAAATTAATGACATATAAGGagtagtttttattttcattgatATGAGGCTCTTTTATCTTTACATTCTTACATGTGGCAgatttttaaactaaatacGTGAACAACAAGAATTAGGTGACATGAAGCACTTAGGGCTTAGCTATTGGGCTTACACGTGGGTCAACCTACTTTGATACCATGAAGGAGAtgagattccaccataaaacaaATTCGCAATATAAAAAGTAGTCTAACCTTTTATAAACTCTTACAAGATTTTTCTTTCACCGTTGCAAGACTCTATACCTTTACATTCAAACAACACCATGTGAAAATTCAATCAAGTGGTTTCTGCAGCCTTTGCAGGTGATTACAACCAAAGAgtgtaaaagaaaaagaaaaagaaaaaaaggaccGAGGAGCAAAgattattaattatttgaatttcaTTTCGTGCAAGAAGTAATAATGCATGTTTCCTTTTAACATACCGGACCATCCTCGTACGATGTTCCTTTGCTGCACAAATAGGCCACCTTCCTCATACGTTGTTCCTTTGCTGCACACACAGGCTACCTCATACTCATCATACCATGATTTGAACTCTCAGCTTTTTTTCTTACGAAAACTAATggaaagagtttgaaaactttaagttttaacaataaagacaaaataaagggtaaagtaaatagtaccctgtttgactttttagtgtaaaaatatagtttttcgttaaaatgaacagtaccgtagacttttcgttaaaactccctttcttctttctcttttcctttttctcagAATAGGGATCATTTGGCTGACTTTACCTTTCACTAATATCCCACTCATCCATTTGATGGAttgaaattttcttttggtaaatttgaaatataaagtaatttatttatttattatatataaacaCGATATTATTACATAAGTCTCTAATTtagacataaaaataaaatatttgaaCACGAGACGTAGTGGTTTGAAAAATTTGAAACTCTTCAAAATTAAGGTTAAAAAAGTCATGTAATGAAGGGCTTGGGACAgtaaattttttaatgttattACCTAACATGCCccgtaaaccctaaaccctaattggAAGGTACGAGGCACATTACTAAACTCTATTGAGATCGCAGCCAAATTACCCTAAGCATCCATCCAATTGCACCGTAGCTACAAGGTCTGTGACCACAGTGGATCAGATTTGGGGGCGGTgagtaattaaaatttaaaacagtGGTTAGAACAGCCAACCCAGAAGTGCACATGGGATTAGTAACATACTAACATACAACCATTTCCAATTTGCTTACAAGTCAAGCTTTCAAGTATATTTCAAAAGGAACAAATAACATTAAATAATGTACTTAAATTGTTACTCAATTATTCCACTTCTTCTGCATGATAAAATAGAAATACCAGTACCATGTCACTTTTGTTGGTGCATTGCTCCAATCAGTTCACTAAAATTAGATATACTTCTTGTCAAAAATTATGATAAGGGTTAATGGGCTGCCCCTATGAGATTCAAGCAAATTTGTAAAAGTTTAAACATACTCCTTTCACTCTTTTTGACTATCAATGCCGTGCCATCAAGCAACTCTGCAAGTCTAAATAAGCCAATATTCAAGATATAAAGCTAGGGGGACTTGTTGAGGCTAAGGACATATTACAACAACacttctttttattaatttttttaaatgctcCCTCTTTTGTTATGACAACCGATTTACATGAAACGTGTTCACTGTCACCGTGACATTTGAAACTAAGAATACAAATGCTATATATTATATTTGTTGAATTTGTCAGGTCGACGGGCCgagggcccactccaacaacaccgatactgtcctcACTTTACCACCTGCCCAATTCTCAggtgtgggattttatcacaaaaggccttggtgttagttagagtgcggtaattctatttaaatgggtctttcttcttccctctgtccgatgtgggacaaattgTGTTTCAACAATATTATTGAATCAGGAGGTTTGTAGTGGTAAACTCATtctatgtaaatttttttaaagtgaAAGTAATGCATGAAGATTTGAAATTAGAATATTAAGActagaaaaaaacaaaacaaacaaaaataggaGTCCCTACCAAATGGGCCAATGGTCATGATGTTGAAATCATGGAGTAAATGAGAGGCAAATGTAAGGAAAGACTTACCAATTTTGAGTAGGGAATTATGTTAAGATCATTAAAGGACCACATCATGCACCCACCTGCTcttatttccaaaaaaaaaaaatcagtttaggTATGGTGGCACAGATTGACTAAAAATATAGGCTATGTGTTCACCTAACATTGCAACACCTTTTTGTCTGTCATTTTTGTCTGTCATTTTGCTATTTCCGCAATTTAATTGGCAGAAATCAACATACATTGACCTTGTATTAgcatttcttttctcttctcttttctttagtTAATGTGTTTCGATAGTTGGTTATACTAGACAATTTGATTTCACAACTATGTAAGTCAAGCTCAATACAAAACTCAAACAACTACGTAAATctctacaattttttttcatgttaACATCAGTTGGAACATAAACTCAAACAACTACATATATCTAGATACTATACACTTCTAGTTATTGTTAAACTTCAATATTGGGTCAATAATTTTTACTACGTACGTCAATGTGTAAATTAACAATCAACAAGTCCGATCTATTTGTATTGTGATGTGGCTTGTTGTTCGTCTTGCTCTCTATATCACATCTTTTGTGTTTTGCTCCACGCTTTGGGCTAATActatattgtttgtaccatacttgaccaatcctgaaactaccgagcaccggccaacgctatactgtcaaggacccagaagagttcccctccgaccaggaggccaatcactactcgacacgtgtcaagattagaagccaatcagagcgcagcacgtgtcaacatcaagaaccaatcataacatgacacatgtcaatgtgacaaagctacaagtttttctataaataggggtcatccccccacaatattgcctaatgccatttgtgttaaatcattcacaagaactcactaaattgagagcttgatcctttgtacttgtgtaagcccttcactactaataagaactcctctactccgtggacgtagccaatctgggtgaaccacgtacatcctgtgtttgcttctctgtctctattcatttacgtacttatcctcactagtgaccgaagcaaccaagcgaaggtcataaaacctgacactttctgttgtaccaaagtcctcgctgattttgtgcatcaacatttggcgccgtctgtgggaaacgacacttattcctactctcttcagctgtgtcaagctggtttctatcattcgtacactttcttttgaccaggcatccctctccaacatgggaagcgaatgaagccacagcacacagaatgacaccccccttgcacatagtgcgaaacaacgaaagaaggaaggaaaacgagttcttcttcaagctaaagtcgatgagttggaagctcagaacaacaagatagcaatgaggaatgaggtcctccaggagcaatatgagaagctcttcgagacactccacgaagctaggcaagctcagacacgcgagcttgttgcccccgtggaagtcaaccatcaactgggtgccctccaacatggagggtcacatgcattcgacatagatatccctgatagggaacagattacccctcgacttgataatcaacatgaggcttctcttaacccagttgcttcgacccgaaccatgagaagtggagggagacacctctttgctgaaggggcagaaggatcgaaagccgtctttcgcgattgtcgggatttcctgaagcaacgtcgagagaattccatccatataagctcaaagattaatgacccaaggatttctgagagactcggtcccctgccacggcccaagccggccaccaatttggggaatgggcaacaagtcctagagagacatgagggtacaggggactcagaggtgttccgacagacataccctggaagccagtacagcgagtccagggaaaaatcacatgcccttgatcaaaccttcctaattccaagaggagatggagatttacgaaagaaagctccagtgacacataactccactcaggacccccttgtcctacaacttcttgaggaagtaaacaagttgaaggctgaacgtcaggctgaaatacctgactggaaccaacccaggcctggccctcttacaaggaggatcctcaacaccccccttcaagcaaagacaaagcagaagcttggcttgcaactttatactggaaaagaggacccgattgagcaccttaacctctttgagtccaccatggcataccggatgcacaccgacgaagagcgatgtcttctcttcccctccaccctctctggcggagctctaaattggtattgtcgtcttacacctgagacggtagactcatttgaggaattgaggaaactatttgtttcccaacacattttccaaaccgatcgcttgcactctgcagatgacctgtacactatccgccagaagccagacgagtcattacgtatgtatgctggccgcttcagccatgaatactcccggtatgccgaggcagacgacaagactgccctcaaagccttcacggcaggcctacgtgattgtttctttaaatacatgatcaatgccaatacttggaagacttactctgaggtgatggcgcaggcttataaccatgcctccgccgaggcaaagacatatcaggagaaaccccctacaaccatcctttatcaacaagtgggaggtggaagccagac harbors:
- the LOC126619096 gene encoding extensin-2-like isoform X5; amino-acid sequence: MRSVGGGPSWGRFWPQMAVALAATLVVISSNVGSVEASAYPYSSPPPPPYVYSSPPPPPYVYKSPPPPSPSPPPPYVYKSPPPPSPSPPPPYVYKSPPPPSPSPPPPYEYKSPPPPSPSPPPPYEYKSPPPPSPSPPPPYEYKSPPPPSPSPPPPYVYKSPPPPSPSPPPPYYYKSPPPPSPSPPPPYYYKSPPPPEYSPPPPYYYKSPPPPSPSPPPPYYYKSPPPPSPKPPTPYYYKSPPPPEYSPPPPYYYKSPPPPSPSPPPPYYYKSPPPPSPKSPTPYYYKSPPPPEYSPPPPYYYKSPPPPSPSPPPPYYYKSPPPPSPKPPTPYYYKSPPPPPPSPKPPTPYYYKSPPPPAPKPPTPYYYKSPPPPSPYPPSPYYYKSPPPPTPYYYTSPPPPAPYYPKPPLVKVVGRVYCYRCYDWKNPSKSHDKKHSTGSVVVVTCWNGKKEIKAYGKTKNNGKFSVVIPGFEYGKYGAKACTAKLYAAPKGSKCNIPTKLNKGDKGAKLKVKSKTKYEVVLEAGKLAYASKTPYEECEKSKPQYPPPYVYKSPPPPTPTYVYKSPPPPPPKYYYKSPPPPVYYYKSPPPPAYVYKSPPPPSPKPPTPYYYKSPPPPSPKPPTPYYYNSPPPPSPKPPTPYYYKSPPPPSPKPPTPYYYNSPPPPSPKPPTPYYYKSPPPPSPKPPTPYYYKSPPPPSPKPPTPYYYKSPPPPSPKPPTPYYYKSPPPPSPKPPTPYYYKSPPPPSPKPPTPYYYKSPPPPSPKPPTPYYYKSPPPPSPKPPTPYYYKSPPPPSPKPPTPYYYKSPPPPSPKPPTPYYYKSPPPPSPKPPTPYYYKSPPPPSPEPPTPYYYKSPPPPSPEPPTPYYYKSPPPPSPKPPTPYYYKSPPPPSPKPPTPYYYKSPPPPSPKPPTPYYYKSPPPPSPKPPTPYYYKSPPPPTPYYYKSPPPPSPKLPTPYYYKSPPPPSHSPPPPYYYKSPPPPSPSPPPPYYYKSPPPPSPSLPPPYYYKSPPPPSPSPPPPYYYKSPPPPSPSPPPPYYYKSPPPPKYSPPPPYYYKSPPPPSSSPPPPYYYKSPPPPSPSPPPPYYYKSPPPPSPSPPPPYYYKSPPPPSPSPPPPYYYKSPPPPSPSPPLPYIYKSPPPPEYSPPPPYYYKSPPPPSPSPPPPYIYKSPPPPEYSPPPPYYYKSPPPPSSSPPPPYYYKSPPPPSPSPPPPYIYKSPPPPSSSPPPPYKYNSPPPPSPSPPLPYKYNSPPPPSPSPPPPYKYNSPPPPSPSPPPPYKYNSPPPPSPSPPPPYIYKSPPPPVETPPPVYIYGSPPPPIHY
- the LOC126619096 gene encoding extensin-2-like isoform X3, with the protein product MRSVGGGPSWGRFWPQMAVALAATLVVISSNVGSVEASAYPYSSPPPPPYVYSSPPPPPYVYKSPPPPSPSPPPPYVYKSPPPPSPSPPPPYVYKSPPPPSPSPPPPYEYKSPPPPSPSPPPPYEYKSPPPPSPSPPPPYEYKSPPPPSPSPPPPYVYKSPPPPSPSPPPPYYYKSPPPPSPSPPPPYYYKSPPPPEYSPPPPYYYKSPPPPSPSPPPPYYYKSPPPPSPKPPTPYYYKSPPPPEYSPPPPYYYKSPPPPSPSPPPPYYYKSPPPPSPKSPTPYYYKSPPPPEYSPPPPYYYKSPPPPSPSPPPPYYYKSPPPPSPKPPTPYYYKSPPPPPPSPKPPTPYYYKSPPPPAPKPPTPYYYKSPPPPSPYPPSPYYYKSPPPPTPYYYTSPPPPAPYYPKPPLVKVVGRVYCYRCYDWKNPSKSHDKKHSTGSVVVVTCWNGKKEIKAYGKTKNNGKFSVVIPGFEYGKYGAKACTAKLYAAPKGSKCNIPTKLNKGDKGAKLKVKSKTKYEVVLEAGKLAYASKTPYEECEKSKPQYPPPYVYKSPPPPTPTYVYKSPPPPPPKYYYKSPPPPVYYYKSPPPPAYVYKSPPPPSPKPPTPYYYKSPPPPSPKPPTPYYYNSPPPPSPKPPTPYYYKSPPPPSPKPPTPYYYNSPPPPSPKPPTPYYYKSPPPPSPKPPTPYYYKSPPPPSPKPPTPYYYKSPPPPSPKPPTPYYYKSPPPPSPKPPTPYYYKSPPPPSPKPPTPYYYKSPPPPSPKPPTPYYYKSPPPPSPKPPTPYYYKSPPPPSPKPPTPYYYKSPPPPSPKPPTPYYYKSPPPPSPKPPTPYYYKSPPPPSPKPPTPYYYKSPPPPSPEPPTPYYYKSPPPPSPEPPTPYYYKSPPPPSPKPPTPYYYKSPPPPSPKPPTPYYYKSPPPPSPKPPTPYYYKSPPPPSPKPPTPYYYKSPPPPTPYYYKSPPPPSPKLPTPYYYKSPPPPSHSPPPPYYYKSPPPPSPSPPPPYYYKSPPPPSPSLPPPYYYKSPPPPSPSPPPPYYYKSPPPPSPSPPPPYYYKSPPPPKYSPPPPYYYKSPPPPSSSPPPPYYYKSPPPPSPSPPPPYYYKSPPPPSPSPPPPYYYKSPPPPSPSPPPPYYYKSPPPPSPSPPLPYIYKSPPPPEYSPPPPYYYKSPPPPSPSPPPPYIYKSPPPPEYSPPPPYYYKSPPPPSSSPPPPYYYKSPPPPSPSPPPPYIYKSPPPPSSSPPPPYKYNSPPPPSPSPPLPYKYNSPPPPSPSPPPPYKYNSPPPPSPSPPPPYKYNSPPPPSPSPPPPYIYKSPPPPVETPPPVYIYGSPPPPIHY
- the LOC126619096 gene encoding extensin-2-like isoform X4 — translated: MRSVGGGPSWGRFWPQMAVALAATLVVISSNVGSVEASAYPYSSPPPPPYVYSSPPPPPYVYKSPPPPSPSPPPPYVYKSPPPPSPSPPPPYVYKSPPPPSPSPPPPYEYKSPPPPSPSPPPPYEYKSPPPPSPSPPPPYEYKSPPPPSPSPPPPYVYKSPPPPSPSPPPPYYYKSPPPPSPSPPPPYYYKSPPPPEYSPPPPYYYKSPPPPSPSPPPPYYYKSPPPPSPKPPTPYYYKSPPPPEYSPPPPYYYKSPPPPSPSPPPPYYYKSPPPPSPKSPTPYYYKSPPPPEYSPPPPYYYKSPPPPSPSPPPPYYYKSPPPPSPKPPTPYYYKSPPPPPPSPKPPTPYYYKSPPPPAPKPPTPYYYKSPPPPSPYPPSPYYYKSPPPPTPYYYTSPPPPAPYYPKPPLVKVVGRVYCYRCYDWKNPSKSHDKKHSTGSVVVVTCWNGKKEIKAYGKTKNNGKFSVVIPGFEYGKYGAKACTAKLYAAPKGSKCNIPTKLNKGDKGAKLKVKSKTKYEVVLEAGKLAYASKTPYEECEKSKPQYPPPYVYKSPPPPTPTYVYKSPPPPPPKYYYKSPPPPVYYYKSPPPPAYVYKSPPPPSPKPPTPYYYKSPPPPSPKPPTPYYYNSPPPPSPKPPTPYYYNSPPPPSPKPPTPYYYKSPPPPSPKPPTPYYYKSPPPPSPKPPTPYYYKSPPPPSPKPPTPYYYKSPPPPSPKPPTPYYYKSPPPPSPKPPTPYYYKSPPPPSPKPPTPYYYKSPPPPSPKPPTPYYYKSPPPPSPKPPTPYYYKSPPPPSPKPPTPYYYKSPPPPSPKPPTPYYYKSPPPPSPKPPTPYYYKSPPPPSPKPPTPYYYKSPPPPSPEPPTPYYYKSPPPPSPEPPTPYYYKSPPPPSPKPPTPYYYKSPPPPSPKPPTPYYYKSPPPPSPKPPTPYYYKSPPPPSPKPPTPYYYKSPPPPTPYYYKSPPPPSPKLPTPYYYKSPPPPSHSPPPPYYYKSPPPPSPSPPPPYYYKSPPPPSPSLPPPYYYKSPPPPSPSPPPPYYYKSPPPPSPSPPPPYYYKSPPPPKYSPPPPYYYKSPPPPSSSPPPPYYYKSPPPPSPSPPPPYYYKSPPPPSPSPPPPYYYKSPPPPSPSPPPPYYYKSPPPPSPSPPLPYIYKSPPPPEYSPPPPYYYKSPPPPSPSPPPPYIYKSPPPPEYSPPPPYYYKSPPPPSSSPPPPYYYKSPPPPSPSPPPPYIYKSPPPPSSSPPPPYKYNSPPPPSPSPPLPYKYNSPPPPSPSPPPPYKYNSPPPPSPSPPPPYKYNSPPPPSPSPPPPYIYKSPPPPVETPPPVYIYGSPPPPIHY
- the LOC126619096 gene encoding extensin-2-like isoform X1 — translated: MRSVGGGPSWGRFWPQMAVALAATLVVISSNVGSVEASAYPYSSPPPPPYVYSSPPPPPYVYKSPPPPSPSPPPPYVYKSPPPPSPSPPPPYVYKSPPPPSPSPPPPYEYKSPPPPSPSPPPPYEYKSPPPPSPSPPPPYEYKSPPPPSPSPPPPYVYKSPPPPSPSPPPPYYYKSPPPPSPSPPPPYYYKSPPPPEYSPPPPYYYKSPPPPSPSPPPPYYYKSPPPPSPKPPTPYYYKSPPPPEYSPPPPYYYKSPPPPSPSPPPPYYYKSPPPPSPKSPTPYYYKSPPPPEYSPPPPYYYKSPPPPSPSPPPPYYYKSPPPPSPKPPTPYYYKSPPPPPPSPKPPTPYYYKSPPPPAPKPPTPYYYKSPPPPSPYPPSPYYYKSPPPPTPYYYTSPPPPAPYYPKPPLVKVVGRVYCYRCYDWKNPSKSHDKKHSTGSVVVVTCWNGKKEIKAYGKTKNNGKFSVVIPGFEYGKYGAKACTAKLYAAPKGSKCNIPTKLNKGDKGAKLKVKSKTKYEVVLEAGKLAYASKTPYEECEKSKPQYPPPYVYKSPPPPTPTYVYKSPPPPPPKYYYKSPPPPVYYYKSPPPPAYVYKSPPPPSPKPPTPYYYKSPPPPSPKPPTPYYYNSPPPPSPKPPTPYYYKSPPPPSPKPPTPYYYNSPPPPSPKPPTPYYYKSPPPPSPKPPTPYYYKSPPPPSPKPPTPYYYKSPPPPSPKPPTPYYYKSPPPPSPKPPTPYYYKSPPPPSPKPPTPYYYKSPPPPSPKPPTPYYYKSPPPPSPKPPTPYYYKSPPPPSPKPPTPYYYKSPPPPSPKPPTPYYYKSPPPPSPKPPTPYYYKSPPPPSPKPPTPYYYKSPPPPSPKPPTPYYYKSPPPPSPEPPTPYYYKSPPPPSPEPPTPYYYKSPPPPSPKPPTPYYYKSPPPPSPKPPTPYYYKSPPPPSPKPPTPYYYKSPPPPSPKPPTPYYYKSPPPPTPYYYKSPPPPSPKLPTPYYYKSPPPPSHSPPPPYYYKSPPPPSPSPPPPYYYKSPPPPSPSLPPPYYYKSPPPPSPSPPPPYYYKSPPPPSPSPPPPYYYKSPPPPKYSPPPPYYYKSPPPPSSSPPPPYYYKSPPPPSPSPPPPYYYKSPPPPSPSPPPPYYYKSPPPPSPSPPPPYYYKSPPPPSPSPPLPYIYKSPPPPEYSPPPPYYYKSPPPPSPSPPPPYIYKSPPPPEYSPPPPYYYKSPPPPSSSPPPPYYYKSPPPPSPSPPPPYIYKSPPPPSSSPPPPYKYNSPPPPSPSPPLPYKYNSPPPPSPSPPPPYKYNSPPPPSPSPPPPYKYNSPPPPSPSPPPPYIYKSPPPPVETPPPVYIYGSPPPPIHY